The Urbifossiella limnaea genome has a window encoding:
- a CDS encoding TIGR03943 family putative permease subunit — protein MAHDHHHHGESARDYFVEQLLTIFVVGALGAVGVLMYRDGKLDLILAPSFRLPVLVGGIAVLVVVAVRAVAVWQEAGQTHAHDHGPQHHGHHHHEHGPDCQHGHPVHLHAHDHPHEHGPECDHDHDHGHAHADDRVHAHHDHDHSHDDHGHSHDLAWVFARMMVLFFPVALYLIGVPNAGFSADRIAKMLGNDQALNVSIDNVATGEGSVLSFNDLNDAAYDESKREALGGKVGILVGRFDRIGDKEFRLYRLKMTCCAADTVPLKVRILTRTAVTGFNSGEWVRVKGEVRFVQQPGSTQYLPVIAVADLADIQRTPALNEYE, from the coding sequence ATGGCCCACGACCATCACCACCACGGCGAGTCCGCCCGCGACTACTTCGTCGAGCAACTGCTGACGATCTTCGTCGTCGGCGCGCTCGGGGCCGTCGGCGTGCTGATGTACCGCGACGGCAAGCTCGACCTGATCCTCGCCCCGTCGTTCCGCCTGCCGGTGCTGGTCGGCGGGATTGCGGTGCTGGTCGTGGTCGCGGTGCGGGCGGTGGCCGTGTGGCAGGAGGCCGGGCAGACGCACGCCCACGACCACGGGCCCCAGCACCACGGGCACCACCACCACGAGCACGGCCCCGACTGCCAGCACGGTCACCCCGTTCACCTGCACGCCCACGACCACCCGCACGAGCACGGCCCGGAGTGCGACCACGACCACGACCACGGGCACGCGCACGCCGACGACCGGGTGCACGCCCACCACGACCACGACCACAGCCACGACGACCACGGCCACAGCCACGACCTGGCGTGGGTGTTCGCGCGGATGATGGTGCTGTTCTTCCCGGTGGCCCTCTACCTGATCGGCGTGCCGAACGCCGGGTTCAGCGCGGACCGGATCGCCAAGATGCTCGGGAACGACCAGGCGCTCAACGTGTCCATCGACAACGTGGCCACCGGCGAGGGCTCGGTGCTGAGCTTCAACGACCTGAACGACGCGGCCTACGACGAGAGCAAGCGCGAGGCGCTGGGCGGGAAGGTCGGCATCCTGGTCGGCCGGTTCGACCGCATCGGCGACAAGGAGTTCCGCCTGTACCGGCTGAAGATGACGTGCTGCGCCGCCGACACGGTGCCGCTGAAGGTCCGCATCCTGACGCGGACTGCGGTGACCGGGTTCAACAGCGGCGAGTGGGTGAGGGTGAAGGGCGAGGTGCGGTTCGTGCAGCAGCCCGGCTCGACCCAGTACCTGCCGGTGATCGCCGTCGCCGACCTGGCCGACATCCAGCGGACGCCGGCGCTGAACGAGTACGAGTAA
- a CDS encoding endo-1,4-beta-xylanase, protein MGSTTFLLPNPLPPAAESLLRLACVAGGYDQAPTPTAVRVEGDRLILSRDSAESGFLVVPWPVGSGGAVVTTSATVRERPESYRLLTELARGKLNQLRTQLGEWKDIGLQTPPEFEADLADLIRLFGQAVLAPDGTAADDAAARALEHGYVLADRLVQLYVDQMFATRHEDEGKLGSWLAATTPVPVPPPLVAEFRRAFSAVRVSIRWADIEPEESRYDWDRVDAAITAAEELGLPVVFGPVIDLTPGMLPPWAATWRGDMPTLAAFMCDYLETIVNRYKDRVRRWVVCGGVNHADGLGLSDHDRLRLASRLFEAAAQLDPELDFALGVAQPFGDYLVSGDQTITPLAFVDDLLRAGARVGGIELELRTGSLPRGSFPRDRLEVSRLLDLFGILGPPLDVVLACPAGSGTDPIAQAHGEVIWSPAWRGPPTPEGQAEWGMAVAALALCKPQVRSVTWDHWADVEPHLTPNGGLFAVSGRANPLLGRLQGLRATHLE, encoded by the coding sequence ATGGGTTCCACGACGTTTCTGCTGCCGAACCCCCTGCCGCCGGCGGCCGAGTCACTCTTGCGCCTGGCCTGCGTGGCCGGCGGTTACGACCAGGCGCCGACGCCTACCGCCGTCCGCGTCGAGGGCGACCGTCTAATTCTGTCTCGCGACTCGGCAGAGAGCGGCTTCCTCGTCGTGCCGTGGCCGGTCGGATCGGGCGGCGCGGTGGTGACGACGAGCGCGACCGTCCGCGAGCGGCCCGAGTCCTACCGGCTGCTCACGGAACTGGCCCGCGGCAAGTTGAATCAGCTCCGCACACAGCTCGGCGAGTGGAAAGACATCGGCCTACAAACTCCGCCCGAGTTCGAGGCCGACCTCGCCGACCTGATCCGCCTGTTCGGTCAGGCCGTGTTGGCACCTGACGGCACGGCCGCGGACGATGCCGCGGCGCGTGCCCTGGAGCACGGCTACGTCCTCGCGGACCGGCTTGTGCAGCTGTACGTGGATCAGATGTTCGCCACGCGGCATGAGGACGAGGGGAAGCTCGGCTCGTGGCTCGCCGCCACCACGCCGGTCCCCGTCCCGCCGCCGCTCGTGGCCGAGTTCCGGCGGGCGTTCTCGGCCGTTCGCGTCAGCATCCGCTGGGCCGACATCGAGCCCGAGGAGTCGCGCTACGACTGGGACCGCGTGGACGCCGCCATCACCGCCGCGGAGGAACTGGGTCTACCCGTAGTGTTCGGGCCGGTCATCGACCTGACGCCGGGGATGCTGCCGCCGTGGGCGGCGACCTGGCGCGGCGACATGCCGACCCTGGCCGCGTTCATGTGCGACTACCTGGAGACGATCGTCAACCGGTACAAGGACCGCGTCCGCAGGTGGGTGGTGTGCGGCGGTGTGAACCACGCCGACGGCCTCGGGCTGTCCGACCACGACCGCCTCCGCCTGGCCTCCCGCCTGTTCGAGGCCGCGGCGCAGCTCGACCCCGAACTCGACTTCGCCCTCGGGGTCGCGCAGCCGTTCGGCGACTACCTCGTGAGCGGCGACCAGACCATTACACCGCTCGCGTTCGTGGACGACCTGCTGCGGGCCGGCGCCCGCGTCGGCGGGATCGAGCTCGAACTCCGCACCGGCTCGCTTCCGCGCGGCAGCTTCCCGCGCGACCGGCTCGAAGTGTCGCGGCTGCTCGACCTGTTCGGCATCCTCGGCCCTCCGCTGGACGTGGTGCTGGCGTGCCCCGCCGGGTCGGGGACGGACCCGATCGCGCAGGCTCACGGCGAGGTGATCTGGTCGCCGGCGTGGCGCGGCCCGCCGACGCCGGAGGGCCAGGCCGAGTGGGGCATGGCCGTCGCGGCCCTGGCGCTGTGCAAGCCGCAGGTGCGCTCCGTGACGTGGGACCACTGGGCCGACGTCGAACCGCACCTGACGCCGAACGGCGGACTCTTTGCCGTCAGCGGTCGGGCGAACCCGCTACTCGGCCGGCTCCAGGGGCTGAGGGCGACCCACCTCGAATGA
- a CDS encoding LpxI family protein, producing the protein MTGLRLNPFAARPPRTGPEPVGLLACAGRFPIIFAEKAREAGVPVVCLGVRGMADPVLKDLCAEFRWMPRASLGFMIHTFRRAGVRRFTMAGKFHKHQLLKPWMLVRFLPDWRMLRFWFFGSRRANNDDSILLGLIQEFRSHGLDCVSPLELCPELLVREGLLTRRRPTANEELDIRVGWALAREMGRLDVGQSVMIRNRAVVAVEAIEGTDRAILRAGELCGGTGFVVVKVAKPAQDMRFDVPTVGVQTIESMRAAGGKVLAIEAGKTILIDEAETVALADRYGIAVTALAESPPG; encoded by the coding sequence GGCTGAACCCGTTCGCCGCCCGCCCGCCGCGCACCGGGCCCGAGCCGGTCGGGCTGCTGGCCTGCGCCGGCCGCTTCCCGATCATCTTCGCCGAGAAGGCGCGCGAGGCCGGCGTGCCGGTCGTGTGCCTCGGCGTCCGGGGGATGGCCGACCCGGTACTGAAGGACCTGTGCGCCGAGTTCCGCTGGATGCCGCGGGCGTCCCTCGGGTTCATGATCCACACGTTCCGCCGCGCCGGCGTCCGCCGGTTCACGATGGCCGGCAAGTTCCACAAGCACCAGCTGCTGAAACCCTGGATGCTCGTGCGCTTCCTCCCCGACTGGCGGATGCTCCGGTTCTGGTTTTTCGGCTCGCGCCGCGCCAACAACGACGACTCCATCCTGCTCGGCCTCATCCAGGAGTTCCGGTCGCACGGCCTGGACTGCGTCTCGCCCCTCGAACTCTGTCCGGAGCTGCTCGTGCGCGAAGGCCTCCTCACCCGCCGCCGGCCGACCGCGAACGAGGAGCTCGACATCCGCGTCGGCTGGGCGCTGGCCCGCGAGATGGGCCGGCTCGACGTGGGGCAGAGCGTCATGATCCGCAACCGGGCCGTCGTCGCCGTCGAGGCCATCGAGGGGACCGACCGCGCCATCCTCCGCGCCGGCGAGCTGTGCGGCGGCACCGGGTTCGTCGTGGTGAAGGTCGCCAAGCCGGCCCAGGACATGCGGTTCGACGTGCCCACCGTCGGTGTGCAGACCATCGAGTCCATGAGGGCCGCGGGCGGCAAGGTGCTGGCGATCGAGGCCGGTAAGACCATCCTGATCGACGAGGCGGAGACGGTGGCACTCGCCGACCGGTACGGCATCGCTGTAACCGCCCTGGCCGAGTCGCCGCCGGGCTGA
- a CDS encoding PVC-type heme-binding CxxCH protein, which translates to MTRALPLLLACTLAVSAQPPALKNGDPRTPAEERATFELAAGFDIDLVAAEPDVVDPVAMCFDEKGRIVVCEMRGYPNGGVGTGNETRGRIRVLEDRDGDGRFETATTFAEGLRFPMGVTPWDGGIVAAVAPDLLYLKDTDGDGKADVKRVLYTGFNLANIQQMVNGLQWGLDNWVYGVCGSDGGVVKSAEKADAPEVNLRNRGFRFRPWQPGSLEPTSGGGQYGLTADEYGHWFTATNSQHLRQIVLPDQYLRRNPYLAVTAVTIDIPEHGAAAKVFRASSFEAWRVERTTRRAGSPDAKRFPTTELVPGGYITSACSPLIYTADLFPAPYRGNNFVCDPANNLIHRETLHGKGAVFTARRADENTEFLRSTDNWFRPVHLTLGPDGAVYVLDFYREVIETPLSLPDDIKARMNLESRGRGRIWRVAPAGNKAAKLKDVSGLTSERLVDELFSTNPTRRITAQRLLVERQPADAAVALRERVPASFEKAGYVNLLWTLHGLGKLRAGDVLPALGNPRPAVRVQALRLSEGFYAAVSDVRFLAGKQASDPDPQVRFQAALSAGEQPPADAAAILAGVLRDNPGDPWIQTAALSSAANCAEPLVGHLWEANDAGPSLSRVAGMVGAKGDAAAIVRLLGRVADGRKAAADAAVLDGLGQGMRNSPRPLATWWATPPAGAEPVMARLRDRFRTAGQLAQDEAAAAPDRASAAVLLAYGPFELAEHALPPVLAPTAPGDLQLAAVRTLAAHTNAKVPDLLLAPWAGYSPAARREVVEALLARPDRTLKLLDAIGKNQVSANELDPARVKALKAHPAAAVRAKAEAVLKATVNADRAKVVAGYAAALDLKGDAGKGRGVFKTHCAACHRLDGVGADVGANLLAALPNKSGDDLLAAVFDPNREVDPRFVNYQAVTADGRTLGGVIAAETPTSVTLRRADGAEDTVLRANLESLRSTRLSLMPEGLERVLTRQDVADLFAYLRVAGK; encoded by the coding sequence ATGACTCGCGCGCTGCCGCTGCTTCTCGCCTGTACGCTCGCCGTCAGCGCCCAACCCCCCGCACTGAAGAACGGTGACCCGCGCACACCCGCCGAGGAGCGGGCCACGTTCGAACTCGCCGCCGGCTTCGACATCGACCTCGTGGCGGCCGAGCCCGACGTGGTCGATCCCGTGGCCATGTGCTTCGACGAGAAGGGCCGCATCGTCGTGTGCGAGATGCGCGGTTACCCGAACGGCGGCGTCGGCACCGGCAACGAGACGCGCGGCCGCATCCGTGTCCTGGAGGACCGCGACGGCGACGGCAGGTTCGAGACGGCCACCACGTTTGCCGAGGGGCTGCGCTTCCCGATGGGCGTCACGCCGTGGGACGGCGGCATCGTCGCGGCGGTGGCCCCCGACCTGCTGTACCTCAAGGACACCGACGGCGACGGCAAGGCGGACGTGAAGCGCGTCCTGTACACCGGCTTCAACCTCGCCAACATCCAGCAGATGGTGAACGGCTTGCAGTGGGGGCTGGACAACTGGGTGTACGGCGTGTGCGGGAGCGACGGCGGCGTGGTGAAGTCCGCGGAGAAGGCCGACGCCCCGGAAGTGAACCTCCGCAACCGCGGCTTCCGCTTCCGCCCGTGGCAGCCGGGCAGCCTGGAGCCGACCAGCGGCGGTGGTCAGTACGGCCTCACCGCCGACGAGTACGGTCACTGGTTCACCGCCACGAACAGCCAGCACCTGCGGCAGATCGTGCTGCCGGATCAGTATCTGCGCCGCAACCCGTACCTGGCGGTGACCGCCGTCACGATCGACATCCCCGAGCACGGCGCGGCCGCGAAGGTCTTCCGCGCCAGCTCGTTCGAGGCGTGGCGCGTGGAGCGCACGACCCGCCGCGCCGGAAGCCCCGACGCCAAGCGCTTCCCGACAACGGAGCTTGTGCCCGGTGGCTACATCACGTCCGCGTGCAGCCCGCTGATCTACACCGCCGACCTGTTCCCCGCGCCGTACCGCGGCAACAACTTCGTGTGCGACCCGGCGAACAACCTGATCCACCGCGAGACGTTGCACGGGAAGGGGGCCGTGTTCACCGCGCGGCGGGCCGACGAGAACACGGAGTTCCTGCGGAGCACGGACAACTGGTTCCGCCCGGTCCACCTGACGCTCGGGCCGGACGGGGCGGTGTACGTGCTGGACTTCTACCGCGAGGTGATCGAGACGCCGCTGTCGCTGCCGGACGACATCAAGGCCCGCATGAACCTGGAGAGCCGCGGCCGCGGCCGCATCTGGCGCGTCGCCCCGGCGGGGAACAAGGCCGCGAAGCTGAAAGACGTATCGGGCCTCACGTCGGAACGACTCGTCGACGAGCTGTTCAGCACGAATCCGACGCGGCGGATCACGGCCCAGCGCTTACTGGTCGAGCGCCAGCCGGCCGACGCCGCCGTCGCACTCCGCGAGCGCGTCCCGGCCTCGTTCGAGAAGGCCGGGTACGTGAACCTGTTGTGGACGCTCCACGGCCTCGGGAAGCTCCGGGCGGGGGACGTGTTGCCGGCCCTTGGCAACCCACGGCCGGCTGTTCGCGTGCAAGCGCTGCGGCTGAGCGAGGGCTTTTACGCCGCCGTGTCCGACGTCCGCTTCCTGGCCGGGAAGCAGGCCTCCGACCCGGACCCGCAGGTCCGCTTCCAGGCGGCACTGAGCGCCGGCGAACAACCCCCGGCCGACGCGGCGGCGATTCTCGCGGGGGTTCTCCGGGACAACCCCGGCGACCCGTGGATCCAGACCGCGGCCCTGAGTTCCGCCGCGAACTGCGCCGAGCCGCTCGTCGGTCACCTCTGGGAGGCGAACGACGCCGGCCCGAGCCTGTCGCGCGTCGCCGGGATGGTGGGTGCGAAGGGGGACGCGGCCGCGATCGTCCGCCTCCTCGGCCGCGTCGCCGACGGGCGGAAGGCGGCGGCGGACGCCGCGGTCCTGGACGGGTTGGGGCAGGGGATGCGGAACAGCCCTCGACCGCTGGCGACGTGGTGGGCGACGCCGCCGGCCGGCGCCGAGCCGGTGATGGCCCGCCTCCGCGACCGGTTCCGGACCGCGGGGCAACTCGCCCAGGACGAAGCCGCGGCCGCGCCGGACCGGGCGAGCGCCGCCGTGCTACTCGCCTACGGGCCGTTCGAGCTGGCGGAACACGCACTGCCGCCCGTGCTCGCGCCGACGGCCCCCGGCGACCTCCAACTCGCGGCCGTCCGCACGCTCGCCGCGCACACCAACGCAAAGGTGCCCGACCTGCTGCTCGCTCCGTGGGCGGGGTACTCCCCGGCGGCGCGGCGCGAGGTAGTCGAGGCGCTGCTGGCGCGGCCGGACCGTACCCTCAAGCTGCTCGACGCGATCGGCAAGAATCAGGTGTCGGCAAACGAGCTGGACCCGGCCCGCGTGAAAGCTCTGAAGGCGCACCCGGCCGCGGCCGTGCGGGCAAAGGCCGAGGCGGTGCTGAAGGCGACCGTGAACGCCGACCGGGCGAAGGTGGTCGCCGGGTACGCCGCGGCGCTCGACCTGAAGGGCGACGCGGGGAAGGGGAGGGGGGTGTTCAAGACGCACTGCGCCGCCTGCCACCGGCTCGACGGCGTCGGCGCCGACGTGGGGGCGAACCTGCTGGCGGCGCTGCCGAACAAGTCGGGCGACGACCTGCTCGCCGCGGTGTTCGACCCGAACCGAGAGGTGGACCCGCGGTTCGTCAACTACCAGGCCGTGACCGCCGACGGCCGCACCCTCGGCGGCGTCATCGCGGCCGAGACGCCGACGAGCGTGACGCTACGGCGTGCCGACGGGGCCGAAGACACGGTACTGCGCGCGAACCTGGAGTCGCTGCGATCGACGCGGTTGTCGCTGATGCCGGAGGGGCTGGAGCGGGTGCTAACGCGGCAGGACGTGGCGGACCTGTTCGCTTATCTGCGGGTGGCGGGGAAGTGA
- a CDS encoding DMT family transporter yields MNPVTSARLLLVLAAVLWSLGSLFVRFLREPTALGLHDPPLTPLQIAFFRGLFGGAVLLTMVRRIDVTFRPLMGAMVLTFTVMCGLYMSALSLGPAANAIFLQNTAPVWVYLFAVYALGEAASRRGWQAVLLGGLGAVVIVAGNWPHDLPPDEQQTQVLILLMGVGSGLWYAGVVLFLRVLRNESPAWLVSLNLLGTSATLGVYVMLRYGVGGFVDWVTAPTMGQLALLAVFGVVQMAMPYWLFARGLRHVSPHEAGIITLLEPLLNPLWAYLITPDKDTPTPAMWLGGALILAALVWRYVPDRRAVP; encoded by the coding sequence GTGAACCCCGTCACGTCGGCCCGCCTGCTGCTGGTGCTCGCCGCGGTGCTGTGGAGCCTCGGCAGCCTGTTCGTGCGCTTCCTCCGCGAGCCCACCGCCCTCGGCCTTCACGACCCGCCGCTGACCCCGCTGCAGATCGCGTTCTTCCGCGGTCTCTTCGGCGGCGCCGTGCTGCTCACGATGGTGCGACGGATCGACGTGACGTTTCGCCCGCTGATGGGGGCGATGGTGCTCACGTTCACCGTGATGTGCGGGCTGTACATGTCAGCCCTGAGCCTCGGGCCGGCGGCGAATGCCATCTTCTTGCAGAACACGGCCCCGGTGTGGGTGTACCTGTTCGCCGTGTACGCGCTCGGCGAGGCTGCCAGCCGCCGCGGCTGGCAGGCGGTGCTACTCGGAGGCCTCGGCGCCGTCGTGATTGTCGCGGGGAATTGGCCGCACGACTTGCCGCCGGACGAGCAGCAGACGCAGGTGCTCATCCTCCTCATGGGCGTCGGCAGCGGCCTGTGGTATGCGGGTGTCGTGCTCTTCCTGCGGGTGTTGCGGAACGAGTCCCCGGCGTGGCTCGTATCACTCAACCTCCTCGGCACGTCCGCCACGCTCGGCGTCTACGTGATGCTTCGCTACGGCGTCGGCGGGTTCGTGGACTGGGTGACCGCCCCGACCATGGGGCAACTCGCGCTTCTGGCCGTGTTCGGCGTGGTGCAGATGGCGATGCCATACTGGCTGTTCGCGCGCGGGCTGCGGCACGTGTCGCCGCACGAGGCCGGCATCATCACACTGCTGGAACCGCTCCTGAACCCGTTGTGGGCCTACCTCATCACGCCGGACAAGGACACGCCGACGCCCGCCATGTGGCTCGGCGGCGCGCTCATCCTCGCGGCTCTGGTCTGGCGGTACGTCCCGGACCGACGGGCGGTTCCGTAG
- a CDS encoding permease — MKDILDFILTFSSILWEAMPFIILGAVVAGILEEFLPQQAITKYLPKSVVPAVMIGAVIGLVFPMCECGILVVMRRLLRKGLPLSCCVAYMLAGPIINPVVMFSTGVAFWPHKIGPEVLGLRVGLGFVVAVVTGLVVQGLWVKHGRALLNPVALPPESKLSLPVTDAPAPRKPLSKRLGNISATAVHDFVDITVFLILGAVLAAVAKLYITQDQIQYLSREQPFLAIPAMMGLAVLMCLCSEADAFVAASFTNMHISAKTAFLVLGPMLDLKLLLMYTRVFRPRLIGVIVTCVVLQVLAYCYAVHLVYQMNGWTGLPPSS; from the coding sequence GTGAAGGACATCCTCGACTTCATCCTCACCTTCTCCTCCATCCTTTGGGAGGCGATGCCGTTCATCATCCTGGGGGCGGTCGTCGCCGGGATTCTCGAAGAGTTCCTGCCGCAGCAGGCGATCACCAAGTACCTGCCGAAGTCGGTCGTGCCGGCGGTCATGATCGGGGCCGTCATCGGGCTCGTCTTCCCGATGTGCGAGTGCGGCATCCTCGTCGTGATGCGGCGACTTCTCCGCAAGGGGCTGCCGCTGTCGTGCTGCGTCGCCTACATGCTCGCCGGGCCGATCATCAACCCCGTCGTCATGTTCAGCACCGGCGTCGCGTTCTGGCCGCACAAGATCGGCCCCGAGGTGCTCGGCCTGCGCGTCGGGCTGGGGTTCGTCGTCGCCGTCGTCACGGGGCTGGTGGTTCAGGGGTTGTGGGTGAAGCACGGCCGGGCGCTGCTGAACCCGGTCGCGCTGCCGCCGGAGTCGAAGCTGTCGCTGCCGGTGACCGACGCCCCCGCCCCGCGGAAGCCGCTGAGCAAGCGCCTCGGCAACATCTCGGCCACGGCCGTCCACGACTTCGTGGACATCACCGTGTTCCTGATCCTCGGGGCGGTGCTGGCCGCGGTCGCCAAGCTGTACATCACGCAGGACCAGATTCAGTACCTGTCCCGCGAGCAGCCGTTTCTGGCGATCCCCGCGATGATGGGGCTCGCCGTGCTGATGTGCCTGTGTAGCGAGGCCGACGCCTTCGTGGCCGCGAGCTTCACGAACATGCACATCAGCGCCAAGACGGCGTTCCTCGTACTCGGGCCGATGCTCGACCTGAAACTGCTGCTGATGTACACCCGCGTGTTCCGCCCCCGGCTGATCGGCGTGATCGTCACGTGCGTCGTCCTGCAGGTGCTCGCGTACTGCTACGCGGTGCACCTCGTCTACCAGATGAACGGCTGGACCGGCCTGCCGCCGAGCTCCTGA
- a CDS encoding metal ABC transporter permease, protein MPAAWMADLIAAAADALGTELFIVKGVLAILLVCLLCGTVGALVVGNRMAFFSDAMAHSAFAGVALGSLTAIAAGAGRDPDTMGWLVPLVMVLFGAAVGAAIVYIRERTSLAADTVIGVFFALSIGFGAMLFRVLQEKSTFNPEAFLFGSLLFVPEADLVYLMVLVVVVGVLFARRYNDLVFASFSPSLARTRRISLRVNNYLFIVLLALVVNLSIKAVGALLINALLVVPAAAAANVSRNLRQLFWLTLAVCVGSGLLGFYLSTAVTVPIGGGVKFGPSGTIVVVSVGCFFLSVLAGGLKNRPLRPA, encoded by the coding sequence ATGCCCGCCGCCTGGATGGCCGACCTGATCGCCGCCGCCGCCGACGCCCTCGGCACCGAACTGTTCATCGTGAAGGGCGTGCTCGCCATCCTGCTCGTATGCCTCCTCTGCGGCACCGTCGGGGCGCTCGTCGTCGGCAACCGCATGGCCTTCTTCTCGGACGCGATGGCGCACTCGGCGTTCGCCGGCGTCGCCCTCGGGTCGCTCACGGCCATCGCCGCCGGGGCCGGCCGCGACCCCGACACGATGGGCTGGCTCGTGCCGCTCGTGATGGTGCTGTTCGGCGCCGCCGTCGGCGCCGCGATCGTGTACATTCGGGAGCGCACCAGCCTTGCGGCGGACACCGTCATCGGGGTGTTCTTCGCCCTGAGCATCGGCTTCGGGGCGATGTTGTTCCGCGTGTTGCAGGAGAAGAGCACGTTTAACCCGGAGGCGTTCCTGTTCGGGTCGCTGCTGTTCGTCCCGGAGGCGGACCTGGTGTACCTGATGGTGTTGGTCGTGGTCGTCGGCGTTCTGTTCGCCCGGCGGTACAACGACCTCGTGTTCGCCAGCTTCAGCCCGAGCCTGGCCCGCACCCGCCGCATCAGCCTGCGGGTGAACAACTACCTGTTCATCGTGCTGCTGGCGCTCGTCGTGAACCTGTCGATCAAGGCCGTGGGGGCGCTCCTCATCAACGCCCTGCTCGTCGTCCCCGCCGCGGCCGCGGCGAACGTGTCGCGGAACCTCCGGCAGCTGTTCTGGCTCACGCTCGCCGTCTGCGTCGGGTCCGGGCTCCTCGGCTTCTACCTTAGCACCGCCGTCACCGTGCCGATCGGCGGCGGTGTCAAGTTCGGCCCGAGCGGTACCATAGTCGTAGTCAGCGTCGGGTGCTTCTTCCTCTCCGTGCTCGCCGGCGGGCTGAAGAACCGGCCGCTTCGCCCCGCCTGA
- a CDS encoding serine/threonine-protein kinase yields the protein MPPADDPRPADPGDPPEAGGLHAVGGYRLLRRIGEGGMSTVYLSYDVTARRPVAVKLLADHLAGRPEFVSRFYREARLSQFLQHPNLVQGFAAGFDTGPRVHYLVLEFVDGPSADAALGRARRLGVGAGVRLGVDIARALGFLHARNLVHRDVKPDNILFSPDGGAKLADLGLAKRLNDDSGLTAVSQGVGTSYYMPYEQALNGSLVDARSDVFALGATMYHLLTGQVPFPGATHEEIIRGKEVGRFAPVRSASPEVPAAVATVLETALHRDPRSRYPTADEFGAALAATGLATRVPSYPIGTVPPGDGPHLDAPTRVDFTSGPPLAAGSCP from the coding sequence ATGCCCCCAGCCGACGACCCGCGGCCGGCCGACCCCGGCGACCCGCCAGAAGCGGGCGGGCTTCACGCCGTCGGCGGCTACCGGCTGCTGCGGCGCATCGGTGAAGGGGGGATGAGCACCGTCTACCTGAGCTACGACGTGACCGCCCGCCGGCCGGTGGCGGTCAAGCTGCTCGCCGACCACCTCGCCGGCCGACCCGAGTTCGTGAGCCGATTCTACCGCGAGGCCCGGCTCAGTCAGTTCCTCCAGCACCCGAACCTGGTACAGGGCTTCGCCGCGGGCTTCGACACCGGGCCGCGCGTGCACTACCTCGTGCTGGAGTTCGTGGACGGGCCCAGCGCCGACGCCGCCCTCGGCCGCGCGCGTCGGCTCGGCGTGGGGGCCGGCGTCCGCCTCGGCGTGGACATCGCGCGGGCGCTCGGCTTCCTGCACGCCCGCAACCTCGTCCACCGCGACGTGAAGCCGGACAACATCCTGTTCAGCCCCGACGGAGGCGCCAAGCTCGCCGACCTCGGATTGGCCAAGCGGCTGAACGACGACAGCGGCCTGACGGCCGTCAGCCAGGGCGTCGGCACGTCGTACTACATGCCCTACGAGCAGGCGTTGAACGGCTCGCTCGTGGACGCCCGCAGCGACGTGTTCGCCCTCGGGGCCACCATGTACCACCTGCTCACGGGTCAGGTGCCGTTCCCCGGCGCGACGCACGAGGAGATCATCCGCGGCAAGGAGGTCGGCCGGTTCGCCCCGGTCCGCAGCGCGAGCCCGGAAGTGCCCGCGGCCGTGGCCACGGTACTGGAAACCGCCCTCCACCGCGACCCGCGCTCGCGCTACCCCACCGCCGACGAGTTCGGCGCCGCCCTCGCCGCCACCGGCCTGGCAACCCGGGTCCCGTCCTACCCCATCGGCACCGTGCCGCCCGGCGACGGGCCGCACCTCGACGCCCCCACCCGCGTCGATTTCACGTCCGGCCCGCCGCTCGCCGCCGGCAGCTGCCCGTGA